The Aliivibrio salmonicida LFI1238 genome contains the following window.
TAATACAGGTAATCAATCGGTTGCCTCCTATTCTTGACTGAGAATCAACTATTTAAAGGGTTGTTTGATAATGTACCGGTTGATGTCCTAAGATATCAAAACCTTGTAATAGCAGTGTCAGTTGCTGCTCTGATAATGCTAACGTATCGTTATTTATATTTCGTGGCCATTTGAAGCGGTCTTCATCTAATCGCTTGTACCATAAAGCGAATCCTGTTTTATCCCAATACAATATTTTGAGTTTATCACGAGGCTTATTGCAAAATATAAATAGAGCATCACTAAACGGTGATAGTTGCATTTCTTGCTCAACAATCACGACAAGGCCATTAATGGCCTTGCGAAAATCGACAAAATCACGATGAAGATAAATGGTGGAAACATCAGTAAATACATTCATGATTGATACCCTTTTAATAAGAGTCCTATCCAGTGAGGTTCAGTATTAGCTGGCAATGTTAATCGCAATTTTCCGATAGAAAGTTGAATATCTGGTAATTGTGGAGTGGCGATGATAGTTGATGTTAACGCTTCTACTTTCAAGAAAGTAGAAGCGTTAATCTTTTGTTTCCATCGTGCTTTACGTGCACTAAATGTCTTTGGCAGAATATTATGGTTACGACAAAATTCAGCGGCACTAAGCTTGCTAGATTGCTGAGATTCAAATAGAGCGTGCCATTGCTCTGGTGTTCTCTTTTTATCTTTTTGCATAATTACGTTCTCGTTAAATGAAAGATCGTAAGATACGCATAATGAATTTTATTTGTTAGGTGTAGTTCCCCGCACGCTTACGGAACACTTCGTTAAGGTTTGGCTTTAATAGAAAGTACAACAGACCAACCGTGATCGGTAATAGAACCAGCGTGACTGGCACACCAAAGGCCATCCATTCCGTAAAGCTTAACCCCACTTCTGCCGCGGCAATCGCGTTTGGTGGGCTACCAACGATGGTTGCAATGCCACCGATACTGGCACAATAAGCGATACCAAGCAGAACGAACACATACGTATTGTGACCTGTTTTAGAATTTACTTTATTCAATACACCCAGCACGAGTGGCAGCATCATGGCTGTGGTTGCTGTGTTGCTTATCCACATTGATAAACCGGCCGTTACCCCAAACAGCATAAAGACGGCGGTGCTCATTTTTCCCTTTGCTAATACAAGAACTTTATCTGCAATGGCTTTATCTAATTCTTGTCTGTGTAATGCGGCTGCAAGAGCGAACCCGCCTAAGAATAAAAAGATAATTGGGTTCGAAAAATTACTCAAGGCTTTGCCTGTATCAAAGATCCCAAAAGCCACGGTAAGTACAGGGACAAGAAGGGCGGTAATACTCACATGCAGTGCTTCTGTGAGCCATAGAATGGCGACAAAGACTAAGATGCTTAATCCAAGCACAACGTCTCGTTCGAAAGGTAAGAAATTATAGAGAAGAGCAAAAAGAATAACGTCGAAGAGAATGATCAGACTGTTTTTATTCAGGAACCATTCCGTGGTATTTGTGGGTAAAGGTATGTTTTCGTTTTTGTGCATGTTGAGCTCCATTCTGACGATGAATTGTTTCTGATGACCAAGAATTCCCTGATGAGCACAGTTTCTAGATCGATAGTTATTGACTAACTTTGGCTGCTATTGTCACAGAATAGTAACCTTAGTAAATAAGAGGTTATGGGGTTTGTCGTTTTGATCGTTTCTGTAATTTCATAAGTATGCTTTCATTCACGTTTTAAACACAATTGGGTACAAGATTGTTGCTTTTATGTTAATTGTAAATTTGTTAATAAAATTAACAAATTTAGTCCTGTATCAACCTTGGTACTTGACGTCTAGGTATTGAGTTACATTGTTAATCGTTGAGTAATTAATTGTTATTGATTGGTTTTTTTAATGTATGTTGAATTTGGTATTGATGTGAATATTGGATTTTTTCTTTATTTACAACAGGTTAAATTTATTTCTTTTGTGATTTGACTTCCATTTTATATCGATGTTTATCGTGTTGATTTGGACTTTAGACTACATTCCATCACTCACGCAGTAGGCTTGTTGATATAAATAATAAATAACAATGCCTTATTTTACGTTTCTGGTTGTGGTAAATGGATTCGGTTTGATTTGTATGAATATTGAACAATGTTCATCCTTGGCTGTGTGATATGAACAAAATAATTATAATTTTAAGGAATAAATGATGAATAAATGCTCAACGAAAACACTACTTGCACTGTCATTGATTGCTGCTAGTTCAGGTGTTGCTGCTCATGGTTACGTATCAGAAACAAATGATGGTATTGCGGGATCTCGTGCTGCGCTATGTAAGTATCCGACGTCTGATACTCAAGAAAAAAACACAAACTGTGGTTCTGTTCAGTGGGAACCACAAAGTGTTGAAGGCGATGAGGGCTTCCCTGAATTCGGTCCTGCTGATGGCCAAATTGCAAGTGCGGGTCTATCGCAGTTTTCAGAATTAAATGAACAAACGTCTGATCGTTGGGTAAAGCGACCTATTACAGCTGGGAAACAAACGTTTGAATGGA
Protein-coding sequences here:
- the tnpB gene encoding IS66 family insertion sequence element accessory protein TnpB (TnpB, as the term is used for proteins encoded by IS66 family insertion elements, is considered an accessory protein, since TnpC, encoded by a neighboring gene, is a DDE family transposase.) translates to MNVFTDVSTIYLHRDFVDFRKAINGLVVIVEQEMQLSPFSDALFIFCNKPRDKLKILYWDKTGFALWYKRLDEDRFKWPRNINNDTLALSEQQLTLLLQGFDILGHQPVHYQTTL
- the tnpA gene encoding IS66 family insertion sequence element accessory protein TnpA, whose amino-acid sequence is MQKDKKRTPEQWHALFESQQSSKLSAAEFCRNHNILPKTFSARKARWKQKINASTFLKVEALTSTIIATPQLPDIQLSIGKLRLTLPANTEPHWIGLLLKGYQS